From one Paramormyrops kingsleyae isolate MSU_618 chromosome 1, PKINGS_0.4, whole genome shotgun sequence genomic stretch:
- the mcm3ap gene encoding germinal-center associated nuclear protein isoform X1: MNPSGLFGRPQGGAFQSPGAPTSGLFPFGQQNAPFGQPPAFGQGAVQTSLFSTSSAFGQTGSLFGQPGGTASGQAPTFGLPGSGSQTPSFGQSDTRFAPPASFGQPAGVGQSSIFNQSSTFPQTSAFGQTAGFTQQTPGFGGSSAISQSSSVPPSSGSSQPLRFGQPSVGSSSVFSPGSVQGRGFSTSEFSFKPSDAAVFKPIFSASPEPAGSQAVSESFGSSPSSTTTTSMDSSGPAPAASGFLSGTLGFSFSQPIAVSSSILPTKDAHPSTTQEFSFSEPAAPSGGAGNGLGGGSSQAASVSSTPPYRFSASSLHEPQPPFGVVRFGPLKPKAEAGVVSVEVHGGGGEVENAGEAAAKGTKRKEEMVEQISEEPQVGADSAPRHPPKRPLVRGRGPVSSIFRSALTSILKTPAPQTRREPKRIEEPQPDWGEAEHQGSMPPTTSHSPSTPPRSQAPTREVLERAEELDPEAETASTVRRARRLDSTDSLGGMSPSEAMVLQCKNIPASLNSKDILGEHFRQFGRVQRIFCRPQKNLAIVHFHDHASAAKAKKKGKLLHRHELTIFWQRKKQSPGEKGQRPPDGPDPQSQAGGFESPPVCKALSKSTSSWSSSSSLSRGSPAKKLLATKALQFESEPQMETNPDSLGSEHPASSLPSSLFHLIGQVAETAEEKYRLLEQRDKILRQARPKRTDLDLSKVFVGTCPDMCPEKERYMRETRNQLSSFEVIPNTEKVDHTSAIKEYSRSSADQEEPLPHELRPLTVLNMTMDYLVTQIMDQGEDNYRDWYDFVWNRTRGIRKDITQQHLCDPLTVSLIEKCARFHIHCAHHLCQEPMMSFDIKINNENLTKCLQSLKEMYQDLASKNIYCTHEAEFRQYSVLLKLNDGDILREVQQFRAELRNSAEVKFAVQAFAAVNSNNFVRFFKLVKVASYLASCILHRYFDQVRHEALRALNVAYISRGSTTFPVEDLVRMLMFQNAGEASDFALQYGLTVDAGMVELSRTTYQEPEIQPRPKRSAAIARKRVVLVGQVVNGAPLPNPPQHTPVYSFDSRNKYRGDGQPVEAGSVPRAGAGPAAASSQRPPLELDARTLQCRPKMPSDPAESAGPPGREESGALGASPPEAPPVAPPTPPPPEPVYTEQDITAEVEAMLEEVVQVEAAEVAATGAEYISTALSVCNSQVEAVLSEVVEQMLREVSAAEIQAEREHIAEEKRRMEEARRRQEHEELLARLSKILCTEITQEVLRDCIVETASTEIRCAQEEQAECVARSSQDVCEVLLEETLCGELTLLAQDVLEAELLSIRRFIKRWRDVVAVRRQLKRQMRDFPAAPGCVDPRFRLQALAPSAPPSPCLDRLARGVVNLGHAGDLSVSCTRLAKMRRETEHQMKVHLFYQQLLSESVWAPLDLLSLVAASVSSPPDTIFWKAALLLPSDHERDASVANQILTEWLESKFGSSEKQEHREMAPNGHMQTLSISSGLRGVGERMHTVHVCVKVARGPLSEEGQLALEKRKELMGMGALLMLLPSAVNPGADEEDGDIFLLSALLQLRQIQQANAWPQALPLVVVVPGQAGHRASDERLVEDLMLQTLIEEGLISEYMFIHIPETTNEPRGSEQVRHAVRWLAARSVAPAQLVSQTLVQLVEAGLCREFACRLHRDRRDRDMAGLPSQGPAPVISLYNAVLAFLAGLVSSPSLAGLSWPVAEFSVPGGGDCLPHLLWNSAEHLEWLQGAVLSLRLPDWQLPAVKTPWSQLVASIFQYVSQIPWSRHSQPLLMSQLENLLERLRQDCVGRGGGPDEEPTFWEVPWDEIVMLCVEHRLRDWNPPGCPVSEDVISDDGEIPVYFLSDGLRGFIQPSCWVDAVKQTHRDKQQEKAGCHQSMWPHPRLAQPRLQQKLFHSMVEDPESGSGVVPVLDAASSPQDLLARIEEEKAQSRRFEDQLRTWLDVESLGPSSSSSPLFLPSSLLSVPEIMVPSPKMAAPPALALQKERSVCSDQVSGAAISMTWRLQELEQLISANREEELACELKLSCLLDIVDD; the protein is encoded by the exons ATGAATCCGTCTGGGCTTTTCGGCAGACCACAAGGCGGAGCGTTTCAGTCTCCCGGCGCCCCGACCTCGGGGCTCTTTCCCTTCGGCCAGCAGAACGCCCCATTCGGACAGCCGCCTGCCTTCGGCCAGGGCGCCGTCCAGACCTCGCTCTTCAGCACATCGTCTGCCTTTGGGCAGACCGGTTCCCTTTTCGGGCAACCTGGCGGGACGGCGTCTGGACAGGCCCCGACCTTCGGCTTGCCAGGTTCTGGGAGTCAGACCCCGTCGTTTGGACAGAGCGACACCAGGTTCGCCCCCCCGGCCTCCTTCGGGCAGCCGGCCGGGGTCGGTCAGAGTTCTATTTTTAACCAAAGCTCGACTTTTCCCCAGACCTCTGCATTCGGACAGACCGCCGGATTCACTCAGCAGACGCCCGGCTTCGGCGGTTCTTCCGCTATCTCTCAGTCCTCCTCTGTTCCCCCCTCCTCGGGGTCTAGTCAGCCACTGAGATTCGGACAGCCGTCTGTAGGGTCGTCTTCGGTGTTCTCCCCGGGAAGCGTCCAGGGCCGCGGATTCAGCACTTCAGAGTTCAGCTTCAAGCCGTCAGACGCAGCTGTGTTCAAACCTATTTTCAGCGCCAGTCCTGAACCGGCTGGGTCCCAGGCTGTGTCCGAGTCCTTTGGTTCCAGCCCATCCAGCACCACTACTACCAGTATGGACAGCAGTGGGCCTGCTCCTGCTGCCTCTGGGTTCCTTTCTGGAACATTGGGTTTCAGCTTCTCACAGCCCATCGCAGTGTCCAGCAGCATCCTCCCCACTAAAGATGCACATCCCAGCACCACCCAGGAGTTCAGCTTCTCGGAACCAGCAGCACCCTCCGGAGGTGCTGGCAATGGCCTAGGTGGGGGGTCCTCACAGGCTGCCTCTGTCTCTAGCACCCCCCCTTACAGGTTCTCTGCCTCTAGCCTCCATGAGCCCCAGCCACCGTTTGGTGTTGTCAGGTTTGGTCCGCTAAAGCCCAAGGCAGAGGCTGGGGTTGTTTCGGTTGAGGTCCATGGGGGGGGCGGCGAGGTGGAGAATGCGGGGGAGGCAGCGGCTAAGGGTACCAAGCGGAAGGAGGAGATGGTGGAGCAAATATCAGAGGAGCCCCAAGTTGGTGCTGACTCCGCCCCCAGACACCCTCCCAAGAGGCCCCTAGTCCGGGGCCGGGGCCCCGTCAGCAGTATCTTTCGCAGTGCCTTGACCAGCATCCTGAAGACACCGGCCCCACAGACCCGGCGAGAGCCGAAGAGGATTGAGGAGCCACAGCCAGACTGGGGGGAGGCGGAGCACCAGGGTTCGATGCCACCGACTACCAGCCACTCACCCTCAACACCACCAAGGTCGCAGGCCCCCACCCGGGAGGTCCTTGAGAGGGCGGAGGAGTTGG ACCCTGAAGCTGAGACAGCATCAACAGTGAGACGTGCCCGCCGCCTGGACAGCACCGACAGCCTGGGGGGGATGTCACCCTCCGAAGCCATGGTGCTTCAATGCAAGAACATCCCAGCTAGTCTTAACAGCAAGGACATCCTGGGGGAACATTTCCGCCAGTTCGGACGTGTGCAGCGGATCTTCTGCAGGCCCCAGAAGAACCTGGCCATTGTGCACTTCCATGACCAT GCTTCTGCTGCCAAAGCCAAGAAGAAGGGCAAACTGCTGCACAGGCATGAGCTCACCATCTTTTGGCAGAGGAAGAAGCAGA GTCCAGGAGAGAAGGGCCAAAGGCCTCCAGATGGCCCTGATCCTCAGAGTCAGGCAGGGGGCTTTGAGTCACCCCCTGTCTGCAAAGCCCTCTCCAAATCCACCTCCAGCTGGTCCTCCAGCTCATCCCTATCCAGAGG GTCACCAGCCAAGAAACTCCTGGCGACAAAGGCCCTGCAGTTTGAGAGTGAGCCACAGATGGAGACCAACCCAGACAGCCTCGGATCCGAACATCCAGCCAGCAGCCTCCCCTCTTCCCTCTTCCACCTGATTGGCCAGGTAGCTGAGACCGCAGAGGAGAAGTATCGCCTGCTGGAGCAGCGGGACAAGATCCTGCGACAGG CCCGGCCCAAGAGGACCGACCTGGACCTGTCCAAGGTGTTTGTGGGCACGTGTCCTGACATGTGTCCGGAGAAGGAGCGTTATATGAGGGAGACCCGGAACCAACTGAGCTCTTTTGAGGTCATCCCCAACACAGAGAAG GTGGACCACACTTCTGCCATTAAGGAGTACAGCAGGTCCTCTGCTGACCAGGAGGAGCCCCTCCCCCATGAGCTGCGGCCCCTCACTGTGCTGAACATGACCATGGACTACCTGGTTACCCAGATCATGGACCAGGGTGAGGACAACTACCGTGACTGGTATGACTTTGTGTGGAACCGCACACGAGGCATCCGGAAG GATATCACTCAGCAGCACCTGTGCGACCCGCTCACGGTGTCCCTTATCGAAAAGTGTGCCCGCTTCCACATCCACTGTGCACACCACCTGTGCCAGGAGCCCATGATGTCTTTCGATATTAAGATCAACAACGAAAACCTGACCAAGTGCCTGCAGAGCCTCAAGGAGATGTACCAGGACCTGGCCAGCAAGAACATCTACTGCACCCATGAGGCAGAGTTTCGGCAGTACAGCGTGCTGCTTAAGCTCAATGATGGAGACATCCTCCG GGAGGTGCAGCAATTCCGGGCGGAGCTCCGAAACTCGGCGGAGGTGAAGTTTGCTGTCCAGGCCTTCGCTGCTGTCAACAGTAACAACTTCGTGAGGTTCTTCAAGCTGGTCAAGGTGGCCTCGTATCTGGCTAGTTGCATCCTGCACCGCTACTTTGACCAG GTGCGCCATGAGGCTCTGCGAGCCCTGAATGTGGCCTACATCTCCCGTGGTTCCACCACATTCCCAGTCGAGGACCTGGTCCGGATGCTCATGTTCCAGAATGCGGGCGAGGCTTCGGACTTTGCGCTGCAGTATGGTCTCACGGTCGATGCAGG CATGGTGGAGCTAAGCCGGACAACGTACCAGGAGCCTGAGATCCAGCCGCGTCCAAAGCGCTCTGCGGCCATCGCAAGGAAGCGGGTGGTGCTGGTGGGCCAAGTGGTCAACGGCGCCCCACTGCCCAACCCACCCCAGCATACACCCGTCTACAGCTTTGACAGCCGCAACAAATACCGTGGGGACGGGCAGCCGGTGGAGGCAGGCAGTGTGCCCAGGGCTGGTGCGGGACCGGCTG CAGCCTCCTCTCAGAGACCCCCCTtggagctggatgcacggacccTCCAGTGCCGACCCAAGATGCCGAGCGACCCAGCAGAGTCAGCTGGCCCCCCTGGTAGGGAGGAGAGCGGGGCGCTTGGGGCATCTCCGCCGGAGGCACCACCAGTTGCCCCACCCACGCCTCCCCCACCGGAGCCTGTTTACACCGAGCAG GACATCACTGCGGAGGTAGAGGCCATGCTGGAGGAGGTGGTGCAGGTCGAGGCGGCTGAAGTGGCTGCCACCGGAGCCGAGTACATCTCTACTGCGCTCAG CGTGTGCAACAGCCAGGTGGAGGCAGTGCTGAGTGAGGTGGTGGAGCAGATGCTGCGGGAGGTCTCTGCTGCTGAGATCCAGGCAGAGAGGGAGCATATCGCTGAGGAGAAGCGCAGGATGGAGGAAGCCAG gaGAAGGCAGGAACACGAGGAGCTCCTGGCCCGGCTCAGCAAGATACTGTGTACCGAGATCACGCAGGAGGTGCTGCGCGATTGCATAGTGGAGACTGCCTCCACGGAGATCAG GTGTGCCCAGGAAGAGCAGGCAGAGTGTGTGGCTCGCAGCTCGCAAGACGTGTGTGAGGTACTGCTGGAGGAGACGCTGTGTGGCGAGCTCACCCTGCTGGCCCAAGACGTCCTGGAGGCAGAGCTTCTGAGCATCCGCAGGTTCATCAAAAG GTGGCGTGATGTGGTGGCCGTGCGCAGGCAGTTGAAGCGACAGATGCGTGATTTTCCTGCTGCCCCCGGCTGTGTGGACCCCCGCTTCAGGCTGCAGGCCTTGGCCCCTagtgcccccccctcaccctgcCTGGACAGGCTGGCCCGGGGTGTGGTCAACCTGGGGCACGCTGGGGACCTCTCTGTGTCTTGCACCAG GTTGGCGAAGATGCGAAGGGAAACCGAGCATCAGATGAAGGTCCACTTGTTCTACCAGCAGCTCCTGAG CGAATCCGTGTGGGCGCCACTGGACCTGCTCAGTCTGGTGGCAGCAAGCGTCTCAAGCCCACCAGACACAATCTTCTGGAAGGCAGCCCTCTTGTTGCCAAGTGATCATGAAAGAGATGCCAGTGTTGCTAACCA GATTTTGACAGAATGGCTGGAGTCCAAATTCGGTAGCTCAGAGAAGCAAGAACACAGGGAAATGGCCCCCAATGGACACATGCAAACCTTGAGCATCAGCAGCGGCCTGCGGGGTGTGGGGGAGCGCATGCACACAGTGCACGTGTGTGTGAAG GTGGCCCGTGGGCCCCTCAGCGAGGAGGGCCAATTGGCATTGGAGAAGCGGAAGGAGCTGATGGGCATGGGTGCCCTGCTGATGCTGCTGCCCTCGGCAGTCAATCCCGGGGCTGACGAGGAAGACGGGGACATCTTCCTGTTATCCGCCCTGCTGCAGCTTCGGCAGATTCAGCAGGCTAATGCCTGGCCACAGGCCCTTCCTCTGGTGGTGGTGGTCCCTGGGCAGGCCGGGCACAGGGCCAGCGATGAACGGCTAGTGGAAG ACCTGATGCTTCAGACACTCATTGAGGAAGGTTTGATTTCAGAGTACATGTTCATCCATATCCCCGAGACCACGAACGAACCCCGAGGCTCCGAGCAG GTCCGCCATGCTGTCAGGTGGCTCGCTGCCCGCTCTGTGGCACCAGCCCAGCTTGTCTCGCAGACGTTGGTGCAACTTGTGGAGGCCGGGCTCTGCCGCGAGTTCGCTTGTAGGCTGCACCGTGATCGGAGGGACCGTGACATGGCGGGACTGCCCTCCCAGGGTCCTGCACCCGTCATCAGCCTCTACAACGCTGTGCTGGCTTTCTTGGCTGGCCTTGTGTCATCCCCGAGTCTGGCTGGCCTCTCCTGGCCTGTGGCAGAGTTCTCGGTGCCAGGGGGTGGTGACTGCCTGCCACACTTGCTCTGGAACTCGGCTGAGCACCTAGAGTGGCTCCAGGGGGCTGTCCTGAGCCTGCGGCTGCCCGACTGGCAGCTGCCAGCCGTGAAGA ctccttggAGCCAGCTGGTTGCCTCCATCTTCCAGTACGTGTCCCAAATCCCATGGTCCCGCCACAGCCAGCCACTCCTTATGTCCCAGTTGGAGAACCTTTTGGAGAGGCTGCGTCAGGACTGCGtgggccggggtggggggccAGACGAGGAGCCCACTTTCTGGGAGGTGCCCTGGGACGAGATTGTCATGCTCTGCGTAGAGCACCGACTCCGGGACTGGAATCCTCCTGGGTGTCCCGTGAGTGaag ATGTCATCAGTGATGATGGAGAAATTCCGGTGTATTTCCTGAGCGATGGGCTGCGGGGCTTCATACAGCCGTCCTGCTGGGTGGATGCTGTAAAGCAGACGCACAGGGACAAGCAGCAGGAGAAGGCAGG GTGTCACCAGAGCATGTGGCCTCACCCCCGACTGGCCCAGCCACGCCTCCAACAGAAGCTGTTTCACAGCATGGTTGAGGACCCCGAGTCCGGATCCGGTGTTGTCCCTGTGTTGGACGCTGCCTCCAGCCCCCAGGACCTCCTGGCACGCATTGAGGAAGAGAAAGCACAGAGCCGCAG GTTCGAGGACCAGCTGCGTACCTGGCTTGACGTCGAATCCCTAggcccctcctcttcctcctcaccaCTTTTCTTGCCTTCCTCCCTACTGTCTGTACCAGAGATCATGGTGCCCTCCCCAAAGATGGCTGCCCCACCCGCACTTGCCCTG CAGAAGGAGCGCAGTGTCTGCAGTGACCAGGTCAGCGGAGCTGCCATTTCTATGACATGGCGTCTacaggagctggagcagctgatCTCTGCAAACCGGGAGGAGGAGCTCGCGTGTGAGCTGAAGCTAAGCTGCCTTCTGGACATTGTTGATGACTGA